gtaagagaagtttacatgtgacagacttgtagttacaaaagagatgaccaaaccaaaattttgtacgactacaaattatacctatgttggcttattatagtatagtatagattatttgTGATCAGTTTTTTatgaattgaaatttttgttacatatttttgtttagagaaacaaaattataaaataataaattttttcatcaaaaatgaaaatgtcaaataaaaaaatattattagatcCTATCATGttacacattttttttatctctcactatttaatataaatttttgaaatgtcGTGCACTAtccaattataaaaaattggaCATATTGGACATGACCAAGGGTAAAATATTCTATTAtctatatatgaataatttatttaacatgtatattttgtttgattgaATAATTTAAGAtgacataattttataattaaatctaaatattttatatacttttataaataaattagttaatatAATACTTACAAATATAGAAATTACTATAATTACATGATATCATAAGAAAATCCGAGTTTTGAGGAACCATAATAAAGGTTAGAAAATACGAACAAGTagtaaataaaacacaaattaaaatgtgtagttagaaaaagtattttcataaaaaatagcacgtgtatattatataatatatgtaagaTGAATTACATAACGATCAggtaaaaaattagaaaacaaTTTCGTCCAAAGAAGGAACAGTGACTGGTTTTACCGTTTTAATAGTTTGTTTATTTGCGTTTTGTTATCTTTTATCTCCTCTGACTGTTGCAAGCCATGTAACGCCGCTCAGCCACTCTGTCAGCTACTCTGTTTGCCATGTCAGCTTTCCATCAGGTCAATCAGTCAAACTAACGTTCTTGTCATTATCCGTTACTAGAGTGGTACGAGTGAGACCTCGAtaagtttgataaaatttttgatACTATAcgctcacttcagtgaccaatttgagatttttccctatatattaataataatgaatacttaaaaattgcatgaaaattataattcacCTATTGATATTAAAAGTTAGCTTTTACttcaatttatatacaaatacatGTTACCAAAAGTCCTACAACAAATTGAGATTTATTAAGTAGATACTCATAATTTACCAAGTAAACAATATGTATACtccacaaaaataatatatgaaacacAATTTATGGATCATAATTATGTCTTTTGgtgcatatattatataaacagaGGCGGCATCTCACATTATATGTAATGCTTCTCCTTTTCtccaatataaaaattatcaatttatcaTCATGGAGCTGTCACATCTACACTCTAAAAAATGATCTAATTCACACACACAAACTCACTCTAGCAGAtgaacaaaacattataataaaaaatgtcCAACTATATAACATATCTAGGAATCAATTTGAGGGTGGGCGAATGAGTGTGCTGGCAATAATCAGAACGTAATAAAAACGAACAATTCAAGAAGTCCAAGTAATATGCAAGATAACCATTTTATTCCTGCTCTACATCAATCATCTACTCGTACAGAGAAAACAAATTGTCATTGACTCATTGTTGAATGGTATGGTCATTGCTAAGGGTCCATTAGTTGGGGCTTAATTAACAGAATTGTAAATCCCCCCACCCCCCCACCCCCAAGTGACAATGACAATTTAGCACAAAAAAAAAGTGACAAAATGACAGTAACATATTAGCAATTTATCAGTATCCAGCATCATGTAATAATGAAAAAGGACATAAGGGCAAAATGGGTATGAGAAAAAAATTAAGGAATACCTCTCCATTGACGTCGACGAGATGCCACTGAGGAAGCCCAGTTAGTGAGAATGGGTTTATGGGCTTTGGGGACAAGTGAAGATGTAAAGAATCTTGGTGCGGTGGAGATGGTGAGAGGTGAAAAGAGAGAGAATCTGAGAAGAGCTCCACCGGCGACTGGTGGAAAAAGATTAGTACAAACAGATGCTGCTGCTGCTCTTAACATCCTTCAGATTCTATGGGGAGAGAGATGCAAAGGAACGCTTGTGAACAAATATTCCAATTTATATTGCTTCGGGGGTGTATTAGATTGacattttaaagatttttttaaatccgagggtattcgattgggattgtttgaaatcaattaaaattttggggtattcaattgggattttaaattatactacaaaatctagtggtattcaattgggattttaattatgttttaaaatccgatggtattcgattgggattgtttaaaatccattaaaatctgatggtattcaaatgctgatggatttttttttcatttcataaaatgatggattttatggcattcttcggtgtattttaagttttttgaaatcccaccaaaatcaatgggattttgaagcattgtacctaaatcctatcaactctacgacattttatcaagaatccgcacaaaatcaaaatctcatacaatccattaaaatccatagattaaaaacaatccattaaaatccaaatcGAATACACACTCGTAAGTTTTAAACATTATATTTATggggaaaaaaaaagattttcacACTATATCAAAAGAGAATATTTAGTTactctaatgttgtgtttggttggggtgaatgaaaatggagggaatggaatgagatttgaactataatttagttgaatgtataataatttcattccttccaccaTTCCATTCTTATCACCCTTAATTAGAGCTCAAATCCTCCATTTTGTGAAGGAATACTCCATTCCTTATCATACCAATTTTCTACCCAAAtcttatcatataaaatttgcaCTCACTAAATTCACAATAtctgaaaattaaataaatcataaggAGGCCTTTCAAGTCAAGCTTGTGATCAACACATCAACTCATCTTCGGCTTCCACTTTCTCTTCCATCGTCGCCCAAACCAACCACCAGTGGCGCACCCAGATCAAAACAGaattttgtgtttttattaaaagattAATTGATAGAATTTTATTGTTGATTATTGTACCTGAATTCCATTATTCATGGGGCCATATAAGATGATTTTATTGTGCCTTAATGAGATATTAATGCGCCATTAATGGTGgattgttttgattggtgtataCCAAATTTATGTTGTGCTAATACTGATGACAGCTAAAATCGTGAAAAATTTGTTTGTCAAGAATATTTGATTAGATATATCTTACCTATGctttcaaattttgtttataatttcttatttatatttttaaatatttattgacataattattaattattttcggaTGGTCCTATTATGTATCTAACCAAAGtttggtgtagatttttttagtgatttgttAATATAAGCTTTTGATTTTACTTtccttattttttataaattatattatattcatattttttatgagtTGTTAACTCTTTTCCTCCATCAttttagatagttttattattttgctGTATGtgtgaacttattatgttttatttgtattgtattttttcagGTATGCGAAGCGGGACCTTTAtgggtgttttcttatcgaacattaaagttttattgtctaagtgTCCGCAGTCATCTCTGCATGTCTGAGGGTTAGATGGTAAATTTTCTTGAACGAAAGGAACTCCCTGGAGCGGCTTTTGTATTCTGATACAATTCGTTATAcgagaaagtatcttgtgacCAAAAAAAAGGAGAATATTTAGTTATACTTATATttagttaatattttaaaattatattctttatTCATGAAATTAGATGTATTCCGGATTTTAAAActaatcaaaattttgaaatatttatttaggatttaaattatatttgaaaatcatGTGTTTAGATagcaaacattaaatttaaaaagcacacaaatgaaataaaattaaatgaattaGGCTAATATTTGATGGGATggatgattttaatattttctcatatttttttaattgggttgggttggatcggtttacgaaacccgaaacccatgTCCAACCCAACTAAATCGggttaatattttttcaatccTATTATTTTTTGAGTTAAAATTTTTCGGATTGGATCGTacgaaatatgatcggtttggatcgggttggtCGGTTTCACCAACCCGTGTACACCCATAATTGTAACATCTCAATCCTACATTGAGAAGTGGAGATTTTAGTTCAATTTATAAGTATAAACACTGCCGTCTATCAATTTCATGAacaaatccggatttttttacCTGTGATGAGCTTGTGAATTACCAAGTTGTTGTATTTGGatcgatttatttttaaatttagaattatgGGACATGACATGATTTTCGGAAAAAACTCGAGATTTGACTGAACTGTCACAATTATAcattattatatcaaaattaatcttatttatatcaataaacctacaataattatatataacaatacaATAGGTTCATCGTTTGTTCGGTTAACTGACTACTAGATCTAAATAATTCGATTATTATATTCAGTGTTATTGggctattttttttcttaaacttCCCACCATCAaccaaatatttgaaataatcataatttcagttgtaaaaaagaaatattatatataccgatatatacatacacaaataTCACTTATGTTTACCCTTTTTCCTCTCCGGGGAATGGATGTAACTTGTAAGCATCGACTGAGTCGTTTGTgagatttttgatattttgtatGAGATTAAATTAgttcaaaatcatattttatattgagCCAAAATACCTAAATACAAGGGTTTGAAATTGTGccttcaaattaaaaatatataaaaaaaaacttttgaaACTCAAACATACGTGGTATAAtatctttacagtttttttataCTGCTCGATACGTATTTTAAgacgtatataaaatatagttttataatttatttttaaaattgttttttttaaaagtttaaacatcaaattttcatTGACAAGAAAAAacgttcaaaataatttatcaaaggGATAATTAATTCTAACGTCCCTGAACTATAGGTGTTTTATTATCTAGGTCCCTCTCCTATTTTTCTCAATAATGCGATCCttatacttttaattttttctgattCGCGTCCTTCCGTTAAAAGTCAACTAACAGACGTTAGTCAATGCTTACGTGTATGATGCTTACGTGGCTAGTGCTTATGTGGCTGACTTTCCAAAAGCTTTTTTGCACCCTCGACATCCATATCCACAATCTTCTTCGATTTCCAGCATACCGCGTAAGCATTGCCAATGCTTTAGCAGCTGCTTCTTTATCTTCAACAGTTTTACCATCCCGCATCCTCACCAAAGGTGCAATGCCCCCAAATTCCCCCAACTCCTTTCGCGTTTTCATATCATAATCCCAAATCATAAACAGCCCTAGCAGCAACAACTCTCAGTCTCTCACTCCCAACACATTACAATTCAAATCCAACACAATCCATCCCAAAATCCATTCAAGCTTCAACCTTTCATCATTAATCAAACACAAATTACAGAAACACCCAATCACATTTTCCCACAGTACAGACTTTTTCTTTGGCAAACCAGGAACCCGATTCGAGGACACGAATCAATGCTTGAATTAAAGCCAACCCTTCTGCAATGAAAACATGCTTGCTTGAAGAACTGAAACCCTAAAAATCAAAACGACGCCGGTTTTTTTAAGCTGAGGGGACGAGTTTGAATGCAGTAAGCGCAGGAGCAAATggaaataacatatttttgaatattattttaagttgccAAATCAACAGAATATAAGCATTAGCCACGTAAGCATCAGCCACATAAGCATTGACTAACGTCTGTTAGTTGACTTTTAACGGAAGGATGAGaatcagaaaaaattaaaagtttaagGATCGCATTATTGAGAAAAATAGGAAAGGGACCTAGATAATAAACAGCCTATAATTCAAGGACATTAGAATTAATTATCTTTTTGTTTTGTCAAATAACTAGAGTATTACCATGCGTGCAGAACTCCGTCCCCTAAACAAACGGAGGGGCGCACAGGGAGTATGAAAAAAGCCGTCAGAAACAACTCGGACGTGACTCAGTAAATCTCTTTGCAGCCTGCCTCGACCCAAAAATAATCAGAGATCCCTCCTCCCCGATCAGATCAAACCAGATCTTTTGTCAGTTCAACCGCTCAATTCACCTCAATAACTCACTAGCTCAGGTACCTACTACTTATCTATCTCTCCTTCTTTATCTAATTACTGTCTTTCTGTACGAGTGTAATTCTGTTTAAGCTCTTTAATTGCTTGCCTCGTTAATATTTACACTTATTAATCATTGATTCAATAGGGTTCCCAGTCCCACAACTAGATAATTCTACTGTTAGTCAACTCCGATACATATGCAAATGTGCCTGCCACATCTATTGTCTGATTACAGGAATAGAGATTAACAAATTCTTGAGTATCCATCCGGCTCAAATCGGTTTTTTCCGTGTCCAGGCAACGACTACCTCGATGCAGCCTTCGGCTTCTGAACGGAATGATTCAGCTTTTACTGCTGATATGAACACATCGACAAATGTAGGAAACGGTTTTGCATCAGACTCAGTGTTTGGagataatgtgttttatgcAACCCCAGTTGGAGTAGAACAAATTTCTCCGGTTCCTGCTTCTCCTGCAGACAGTTTACCAGTCTCATCTGATGATGTTGCCTCTTCTGGACCCCAAACTACAGCCAGGCCCAGTCTACCGGGACCTCTGCAAAGTGTACCTGCTCAGGTACCCACAGCCACTCAGCATCAGCATCTTTAGCATCTTTAGTGTAAGATGAAAGTCAACgaattttaatcattaatatttctATGCATAATCTTTTTCtatacataataaattaatatttttctctGCAGCACCTTAATCACCACACCTTAATCAGACCAATGCTTAAAAtaccttagagcatctccagcagtgtcCTAAGATGGTTccctaaatatatgataaacaaTTCAATTTCTAAGAAATAGGGACTCTATATTGATTGATAACTCCAACAATAATCCTTATTTgtgttccctattattattgtaatatcaaattcaaattcatttaacaaaAAGATAACAAAAGCAATGTGGGAAAGAGTGTGCAAAAGGTgagagttgaatatttaatcattaaaaatcaaatgagAAATGGGTTATGGATTACCTATTTATGAGGAATGGAAAATGGATCCTAATGTTTAGAGAATGAGTAGGAACTCTGCTAGAGTGAATTTTTGTGCATATTCCTCGAATTTATAACTTAGGACCTCATATAGCTGATCTTGCCGAGATGCTCTTATAGCAAGCAATTCTCTAGATATCTCAGGTTTAAAAAAGAAGAGTTAGTTTTCACAATATAGTATtttagttagagcatctccaaccatgtaggacccttagctaaaaatcattaatatcattaataCATACTGTAATTAAAGATATagagattatgtaaaaaaaaaaaaactccaatGGTACATTCCCCTTTTCTATAAATATAGCCAACCTCCTaatgttggctatatttgtcgaacttgTAAGAAGATTCCACATTATTTATTAGCATATTGAAGTagtaaattctttttataaccacctaaaatattaacaacatactatttttaaaatatagccaatacgATCGAAGTATAATGTCTTGcaagttcaacaaattttacacaatGTCTTTACCCAACCAATTTTAACCAaccccgttggagatgctcttacaaggTAAAAGTAATTATCACTTAAAGTGGctatgatttttaaataaaactgtTACCAATACTTAAATTATAATGTGTgacaataattaataaaatgccAATAGAACACTAGAATCCGCctctaaaaaatatcaataatttcaatgaaataaaaaaaaatgtacatTTAAAAAGTTGATTAATAAGTTACATATAAGTTTTTTGGCTTATTACATACCGGAGAAATATTCTTGAGGTTGACAAGTAATGAATTTTCATATACAAAATTAAGTGACGTTTTTTATAATAGAACCCACCCATGTATTTAAAAGACAGTCTCAATCatctatataatttatgaaCTATGGTCACCTGAAGGTTGCTCCATTGCATAAACAATGGTAAACTTTTTGGTAATTATTAACTTATAAAGTAGTTATTAGATGAAACAAACATGTTCCTGAATCCCATGACTATCTAAAAACAATTTAATTAcaacattatttaaaattattatatatttctgaATATTAACTTCATTTATAAATGATGATATACTTGTACATAATTTAATATCCCAAGAATTTCTTAAAAcatatactcatttgtaaggctataagccatatttgtcaaaaaaaataaattaatcatgACCCGCACCGGATAAGAATAAGTAAAGcatatttcaaattacatgtaacgaaaataaaaaaattaatttataatctttTTTCGAGGTATGTTACAAAATGAAACATGTAATATTTAGATATATTCTAGGAAACTTACAAATCAGGTTTAATTCAGAATACTGCAATTAATTTGCAAAGGtattataaactaaaaacaTTGACTTTGACTGTTGAATTTTCAGTTTGTCGGGGGAGTTGAAATGGAAGAAGCAGCAGGAAAAAGAGTTGAAATTGATCGTGAATCGCTTGAAAAGAGACCTGGGATTTTCTTTATAGGTTCTCCTAATGTTGGCAAACGGACTATCCTCTCCCGTgagttttatcatgtattaaaatatatgtatagctGTGTGTGTTGGCTGTTTTATTGAGTGTGTAAGTTTTGGATCTTCTTTAATGATGTGATATTTGTTTTTGGGGTTTTTTAAATATGGAACCTTTGAATTTCTTTCTGTTTTGAAATTTTGCAATATGGGATCTTGATGTATTGTGATTTGATGAATTGGGGGAATTGAATTTGGTTATATAATGAAAGTGAAGTTTGTAGAAGAGTTGGAGTAAACCCATTGATGGATGTTGGTGTTTGTTACGATGATTTGTAGGACTATTACGGATGATTTTGTACAAAGTAGTGATCTATAGGGGTCTTGTAGGCTATAAGATGGTTAGTTAATTGTAGTAATCTTTGTTTGTAACTTACTATAATGGAACATGTACTATTATTACAGTTTTCTATTTTGCTATGTGTGTAGATGAAATTGAATTGCGTTGGAGACAACTCTTCTATATGTGGGGTATAAAAGAATATGAGACGTGATGGAGTAATGATATTCATGATTTTTATCTATTTCTTGAGGATGGTATGATAAGATTAATGTTAGTATAAATTATGGTCGAAAAATTGGGCCATCGTACTTTTTTTTCTTTAGCTCTAGCTTTAGCTTAAGTCAAACTGTTTCATCAGTGCATGATGTATGGTCCAGCACCATTCATGGTATTTTACATCTAATACTGTTTCTTGAAAGGTTTTTAAGTGTTGTTCTGTTTCTTTAAGCTGCATCTTTAAAATTTGGAGTAGGAGGTTTAGTTTATATCAAGTGGTGACACATGCTTGCGATAGTATCAACTATCAAGTAAtcactatttttttaaatattttggtaCAAATGATGGCCTAAGCTTGAGATTAATTGAACTACCTTGTTACCATTAATAGTTGAGAATGTTACAAATTACGTATTAAGATTAACTCAATGATAATTTATATAGTCTCCTGCAAACATCTCAGCATATTTTTTCAGCAGGTGTActgaattaaattttatgttcaGTCAGCAGCTCTATAATTCTAGATTGTTACTCCTTTGGTACATAACTTCTTTGTCTCAGTAAGGTTTGGTTTATGAttgtattattaaaagttaaaaccctTTCTTATGCAATGTTTCCAGTGCTGCAGTGTCAGTATTATTGATTAGTCAAAGTTACATTTTGGAAAGTTTGGATTACGCCCCTGTACTAAGCAGTTTGAACATATTACAGGATTACTCTCTGTAGATTTTGAAGATGCTTCTGACTCGTCACGTGATTTACTTGCATATGGGTAAGTTTGAGTTTTTATCTTTTCTCAATGGatgaatattttgatgatattttatttattgtcatGTTGTTAGTTCCTTCTTGATTTAACTGTCCAATTTAAAGttaactttttataaacagGTGGACTATTGACACCAAGTATTACTCAGCTGATGTTTCTTTGTGGATGGCGCATCTTCAGGATGGATTTTCAGTAGAAGCTCTTCCAGTATTTGATAGATTGGCTGCTTTAGTGATGGTCTTTGACATGAATGATGTTGGTCTAATCTTCTTACCACCTTTATATTACTTGTTTGTAGAACATCTATTTACTAGCAGTAGCTGTTGTAAACTGTACTATGCAGCTTCAGATGTCAGCATGGTCTCTCTCTTATATGCAGTGTTAACATGGTCTGTGTCTCTTATATACAGCTATCATCTCTCGATGCACTTAAGAAATGGGTTTCTCGCACTGATATTCAAACTTTTGACATATTGTTATGCATTGGAAACAAAGTGGATCTTCTTCCGGGTCATTCAGCACATGTTGGATACAGAAGACGTTTGCAGAAACTTGAAGAATCCTGGGGTAGTACTTTTTCGGAGCTAGATTATGGAATATCAGAAACAGAAGGAAGTAGCTTATTAGGAGACGAAGAATCATCAGGGCAGATAAAGAATTCATGTTTGGAATGGTGCGCCGAACACAACATTGAATATGTAGAAGCTTGTGCATCCAATGCTGATTTTGACAAATGTAAGGCTTTACTGCATTATGTGTTACAAGTTGTGAATTGCAGTCTAGTAAGAGTGAGCATTCTCGGTCCATAGTAGCACTTTTAAATGCTCATGTATTTGTTAACACCCCATGCTTTCCCTGCATGTTTTATACTCCCTCTTCAAAACTAGGTAACTAGGCGCCTTCGTGTTTCTTAATAACAAGTTTCAGGCATATTAATATGGCTGGAACGGAAGCACAAACAGATCTAAAGGACCTTTGTCTTTCAATATTGATATTGAAAAAGTCGGAGAACTAGTTACCAAAGGTAGGATGCAGCACCCAATGTCACTGTTAACAATGGACCTAGTATTAGCAACTATAACATTACTTGGCTATATTAGTTCGCAAACCAACAATATGCAGTGGACACATAATTCATAAATACTGGCTTGGTCATTTGTGGCAGGTCAGATAAAACTTCTTGTAGTTGTATACCATGTTGACATGCCGCATTTCTGTGATAACGCATTACCTACATTTTAAACTAAAGTATATTGTGAATGGGTTTCTAGTTCATATCGGTATTATCCTTTATAGTATATTGTAAATGGGGTTCTAATTTATTAGGTGTCCTTTAAGAAATTTTCTAGATTTTTCTGAGTTTTCCCAATAGTTAAAAATTATGTACATTCTGATAGAATATCAATATTTATACGAAAAGGGAGCTGGCGAAGGCATAGTGTATGCCCCTGGACAAGTTGGGTAAACTAGTCTCTGGGCCGTGTCCAGTATTGGACAACTGAGATTTGCACTTTCGTGTAATCTTCTGAACCTAATATTATTCACGAAAGGAGATTCCGCTTCTCGTGCAACTAATCTGATCAATCACTGTCTCTGCGTCAATTAGATGTGAATAGGGCTTAGAGTCCACACTTATTAGCTGCAGATAAGGACCTACTCTCTGCACCTAATCAGATAAAGTTGATCCTTTCCGGAGAATTAGACAGTCATCTGAACAGGCCTTTTATTTGTTAGTCACCCCTACCTTGACTAATTGTTGTGGAAAGTTAATGGAACTCTATATCTCACTTgtcttgtatttttatttaactTGCTAATGTTAAGTTTGCCCCAGAACTCCTTGAACTTAAAAGTTGATTAATTGTTGTCCCCGCCTACTAGGCATGGATAGGACTTTCCTTTCAGCGTCCACAGAAGACTTCCCTTCCACGAGGACCATAATTATTATGCGCCAAGTTTTCTTGAGTTCCAACAGATAATAGCTGACCTTTTAGTTTGTGCTAACTGGCCGAGGAGCTCGTTTTCCCCAGAATAGCTCCCTAATCTAAATTCCATGAATTTTATGGGCATGTTCATCATGTATGAGCCAAAAATTGTCGAAGTATATATTTAACGTATACCAACCACCACATAAGTTATTATGGAATTTTGGCTTCTGTAATATGCTATCTGGCCAAGTACATATTATTTACCTTGTGAAACACCCAACAAACTCAAATTTACTGACCTTCTTTCTTAAATcgtaaatatttgacaatttTCCTTCAATAGGTTTATCTGTCGATGGTGATTCACAGGGTGTAGAGAGGATTCATGGAGCCCTCTCTGCTCATATGTGGCCAGGAATGATATTAAAGTCTGGGAATAGGATTGCTGAACCTTCATTGCCTGAGAGTCAAGGTATAGTCGCAGATTAGATTTCcttaattttatcttaaatgtaatattattttagaatgtaTCTGAAGTTTTGATGTTTTTAATAGAATTGTCAGAAGACGAGTCGGACTATGAAATCGAGTATGAAGTCTTATCTGATGGTTCTGCCGAACCATGGGATGACACAGACGGAGACTGGGTTTCTGCTAGTCACTTCACATCAGTAGGTGATACGCAAGGACTTGTCAATCAAAACCTCGCTACGGAGAATACTAAAGAAGAGAGAAACAATACATTAGCTAGAGAGCTGCAGCCCTCAACATCGGCATCTACCTCGCAGGAAGAGATCGACAAGGATGAAAGTTCTACTGCAGATATCTCTGACAAAGCCTCAGAATCTGACGAGGGTGCACCTTATGCATTGGATAATTTGGAACATATAATGTCTGAAATCGGGACCATGCGTGACAGTTTGAGGTTGATGCCAGATTTTCAGAGGAGAGAAATGGCAGCAAATCTTGCCATGAAAATGGCTGCCATGTTTGGAGATGaaagtggtgatgaagagtgaTTTTGTTGATCTTCTAGAATGGGTGAGTTACTAGCTTAAGTTGCACTGATAAATGATTAGTCACATAGTTGTTGCTGTTTTCACAGTTTTCCTTTAATAGAGATAATATTATGGACTTGtggtataattttttaaagttggCCTTGTCATCTAGCAAAGGTTTACCAGTATCACAATTTGTCCTTTGGTAATCTTCCAAGGGAAATTACACCTTATCAACCCAATAGCAGGATGGAATCCATCAGTATCAatcaatatacatataattttaacataaaatGCTTCTCCCGTATGATTATGATGTCAGGTATATTGGAGACACCAGAGTGGACTCTAATCCTCTAAACATGCATTATGCATTGATCATAATGCATTATTGGTGTTCAATTCTTTCCTTGTGGTCTCTTGTTGAGTGATGGCAGTCGCTACGTTTCTAGCACGGCTTCCGTCACTTTACCTGAGAATGCCGACCAGCGTTTGGTTGGGATAAATGGTTTCGAAAAGAATGTTGTGTTTGATTAGGGTGATTGATTTTAGGAggaatggaataaaaaaatgaacATAACAATTATcaagaaatttcattctttccATCATGT
This genomic window from Daucus carota subsp. sativus chromosome 7, DH1 v3.0, whole genome shotgun sequence contains:
- the LOC108196928 gene encoding uncharacterized protein LOC108196928 isoform X1, which translates into the protein MQPSASERNDSAFTADMNTSTNVGNGFASDSVFGDNVFYATPVGVEQISPVPASPADSLPVSSDDVASSGPQTTARPSLPGPLQSVPAQFVGGVEMEEAAGKRVEIDRESLEKRPGIFFIGSPNVGKRTILSRLLSVDFEDASDSSRDLLAYGWTIDTKYYSADVSLWMAHLQDGFSVEALPVFDRLAALVMVFDMNDLSSLDALKKWVSRTDIQTFDILLCIGNKVDLLPGHSAHVGYRRRLQKLEESWGSTFSELDYGISETEGSSLLGDEESSGQIKNSCLEWCAEHNIEYVEACASNADFDKCLSVDGDSQGVERIHGALSAHMWPGMILKSGNRIAEPSLPESQELSEDESDYEIEYEVLSDGSAEPWDDTDGDWVSASHFTSVGDTQGLVNQNLATENTKEERNNTLARELQPSTSASTSQEEIDKDESSTADISDKASESDEGAPYALDNLEHIMSEIGTMRDSLRLMPDFQRREMAANLAMKMAAMFGDESGDEE
- the LOC108196928 gene encoding uncharacterized protein LOC108196928 isoform X2, with the translated sequence MMLPLLDPKLQPGPVYRDLCKVYLLRYPQPLSISIFSIFSFVGGVEMEEAAGKRVEIDRESLEKRPGIFFIGSPNVGKRTILSRLLSVDFEDASDSSRDLLAYGWTIDTKYYSADVSLWMAHLQDGFSVEALPVFDRLAALVMVFDMNDLSSLDALKKWVSRTDIQTFDILLCIGNKVDLLPGHSAHVGYRRRLQKLEESWGSTFSELDYGISETEGSSLLGDEESSGQIKNSCLEWCAEHNIEYVEACASNADFDKCLSVDGDSQGVERIHGALSAHMWPGMILKSGNRIAEPSLPESQELSEDESDYEIEYEVLSDGSAEPWDDTDGDWVSASHFTSVGDTQGLVNQNLATENTKEERNNTLARELQPSTSASTSQEEIDKDESSTADISDKASESDEGAPYALDNLEHIMSEIGTMRDSLRLMPDFQRREMAANLAMKMAAMFGDESGDEE